A genomic stretch from Bordetella sp. N includes:
- a CDS encoding glutathione S-transferase family protein — MIKIWGRANSVNVQKVLWCCDELGLPYERIDAGLHHGRNNEPEYLAMNPNGRVPTLEDGDFVLWESNSIMRYLALQYGAGQAQDKSHDLYPAQPRLRASIDRWLDWTLSTLQPAERNVFWGIVRTPPAERDMAAIQKGADACGALWGMLDTHLAGRAYVEGNAFSLADIVLGAYCRRYLELDGIQRPALPHLQKWYEGVRQRPAFQRYVAPALT, encoded by the coding sequence GTGATCAAGATCTGGGGCCGGGCCAACTCGGTCAACGTACAAAAGGTCCTCTGGTGCTGTGACGAGCTGGGCCTGCCTTACGAGCGCATCGACGCGGGCCTGCACCACGGCCGCAATAACGAACCCGAATACCTGGCCATGAATCCCAACGGTCGCGTACCGACCTTGGAGGACGGCGATTTCGTCCTGTGGGAATCGAATTCGATCATGCGTTATCTGGCCCTGCAATACGGCGCCGGTCAGGCGCAGGACAAGTCCCACGATCTCTACCCGGCCCAGCCCCGCCTGCGCGCCAGCATCGACCGCTGGCTCGACTGGACCCTCTCCACCCTGCAACCCGCGGAACGCAATGTGTTCTGGGGCATCGTACGCACGCCGCCCGCCGAACGCGACATGGCCGCCATCCAGAAAGGCGCCGACGCCTGCGGCGCGCTGTGGGGCATGCTGGACACGCACCTGGCCGGACGCGCCTACGTGGAAGGCAATGCCTTCTCCCTCGCCGATATCGTGCTGGGCGCCTATTGCCGTCGCTATCTGGAACTGGACGGGATACAACGCCCTGCCCTGCCGCATCTGCAGAAGTGGTATGAAGGCGTGAGGCAGCGCCCCGCCTTTCAGCGCTATGTCGCCCCGGCGCTGACATAA